The Actinobacillus succinogenes 130Z region CTTTATTTAGTCGCGCCCAAATCTCGGATTGACGCACAGGCTGTCGCCTTGTCGGCGGGGGCTGAGGACGTGATAAAAAATGCCGTGCTGGTTCCCTCTTTTGACGAAGCTGTAGCGGATTGTTCGCTAGTTATCGGTACCAGTGCGAGATTACGCCATTTGCAAAGTTCGTTGATTGAACCGCGCGAATGCGGTGAGAAAGCTATAGAGGCGGCGACAAAGTGCGGTCAAATCGCTATTGTTTTCGGACGTGAACGTGTCGGTTTAACCAATGATGAGTTATTGAAATGTCGTTACCATCTGAATATTCCCGCCAATCCCGATTATTCTTCTTTAAATTTGGCGATGGCGGTGCAGTTGGTTTGTTACGAATTGCGAATGGCTTATTTAAAGGTGCGAACAATGCCTTTTTCTGTAATAGAAAATATGAATCAAATGCCGAGTCCGTTAGCGACAGCACGGGAACTGGAATATTTTTATGAGCACTTGGAACGTTTATATACGCAATTGAATTTTATTCAAAATCAATCGGTTATGCATAAATTACGGCGGTTATACCAACGTGCGGATATTGAAAAGAACGAATTGAATATTCTTCGCGGCATGCTAAGTGCGGTGGAAAAACGTTTAATTTTAACGGAGAATAATAGTTGATTAATTTGGTTGGTTATGTGTAAACTAACCATCGTCGATTTGAAAAGGAAAGTGACATGAAATTAACCTCAAAAGGCCGCTATGCCGTCACCGCAATTTTGGATATAGCCTTATTCGGTACGAACGGTCCCGTAACGTTGTCCGATATTTCGGAACGGCAGCATATTTCGTTATCTTACCTGGAGCAGCTTTTTGCCAAATTGCGTCGTCACGGATTAGTAAAAAGTGTACGAGGTCCGGGAGGCGGCTATCAGTTGGGGCATTCTATGGATAAAATTTCCATCGGTATGATTATTGCCGCTGTGAATGAAAATATTGCCGTGACCAAATGCTTGGGTAAAGGTAACTGCCAAAACGGTACGGAATGTTTAACCCACTCGCTGTGGGCGGAGTTAAGCCATCGGATTGAAGACTTTTTAGATAAAATTACTTTGGCGGAACTGGTTAAAAAACATCATAGCAAACAAAAGCACCGCAGACCTAATGCGGATGTTGAGAATTTATTAGTTGTAAACAGTTAAGAGAAATAAAATGAAATTACCAATCTATTTAGATTATGCGGCGACTTGCCCTGTGGATGAACGCGTAGCGGAAAAAATGATGAATTATCTGACGATTGACGGAGTTTTCGGAAATCCGGCCTCACGTTCTCATAAATTCGGCTGGCAGGCAGAAGAAGCGGTGGATATCGCTCGTAACCAGATTGCGGATTTAATCGGTGCGGACAGTCGTGAAATCGTCTTTACTTCCGGTGCGACGGAATCGGATAACTTAGCGATCAAAGGCGCGGCGCATTTTTATCAAACCAAAGGTAAACATATTATTACCTGTAAAACCGAACACAAAGCGGTACTGGATACTTGTCGTCAGCTTGAGCGCGAAGGTTTCGAAGTGACTTATTTATCACCGAAATGCGACGGTCTGATTGATCTTGACGAATTCAAAGCGGCGATTCGTCCGGACACTATTTTAGCCTCGATTATGCACGTGAATAACGAAATCGGTGTCATTCAGGATATTCGGGCGATCGGTGAAATTTGTCGTGCGCACAAAATTATTTTCCATGTGGATGCGACGCAAAGCGTAGGGAAAATCGCTATTAATTTGGCGGAATTATCAGTGGATCTGCTTTCCATGTCCGGACATAAATTATACGGACCGAAAGGCGTCGGCGCATTATATGTCCGCCGTAAGCCGCGTATCCGTTTGGAAGCGATTATCCATGGCGGCGGTCATGAACGCGGTATGCGTTCCGGCACGTTACCGGTCCATCAAATCGTAGGCATGGGGGAAGCGTATCGTATTTGTAAAGAAGAAATGGCGACGGAAATGCCGCGCTTAAAAGCATTACGCGACCGCTTATACAACGGCTTAAAAGACATTGAAGAAACCTACGTAAACGGTTCAATGGAACATCGCGTGGACAGCAATTTAAATATCAGTTTCAACTATGTGGAGGGCGAAAGCCTAATGATGGCGTTACGC contains the following coding sequences:
- the trmJ gene encoding tRNA (cytosine(32)/uridine(32)-2'-O)-methyltransferase TrmJ gives rise to the protein MLKNIRIVLVETSHSGNIGSAARAMKTMGLTNLYLVAPKSRIDAQAVALSAGAEDVIKNAVLVPSFDEAVADCSLVIGTSARLRHLQSSLIEPRECGEKAIEAATKCGQIAIVFGRERVGLTNDELLKCRYHLNIPANPDYSSLNLAMAVQLVCYELRMAYLKVRTMPFSVIENMNQMPSPLATARELEYFYEHLERLYTQLNFIQNQSVMHKLRRLYQRADIEKNELNILRGMLSAVEKRLILTENNS
- the iscR gene encoding Fe-S cluster assembly transcriptional regulator IscR, with amino-acid sequence MKLTSKGRYAVTAILDIALFGTNGPVTLSDISERQHISLSYLEQLFAKLRRHGLVKSVRGPGGGYQLGHSMDKISIGMIIAAVNENIAVTKCLGKGNCQNGTECLTHSLWAELSHRIEDFLDKITLAELVKKHHSKQKHRRPNADVENLLVVNS
- a CDS encoding IscS subfamily cysteine desulfurase, producing MKLPIYLDYAATCPVDERVAEKMMNYLTIDGVFGNPASRSHKFGWQAEEAVDIARNQIADLIGADSREIVFTSGATESDNLAIKGAAHFYQTKGKHIITCKTEHKAVLDTCRQLEREGFEVTYLSPKCDGLIDLDEFKAAIRPDTILASIMHVNNEIGVIQDIRAIGEICRAHKIIFHVDATQSVGKIAINLAELSVDLLSMSGHKLYGPKGVGALYVRRKPRIRLEAIIHGGGHERGMRSGTLPVHQIVGMGEAYRICKEEMATEMPRLKALRDRLYNGLKDIEETYVNGSMEHRVDSNLNISFNYVEGESLMMALRDIAVSSGSACTSASLEPSYVLRALGLNDELAHSSIRFTVGRYTTEEEIDYTIELVKSAVKKLRELSPLWDMFKEGVDMSKIEWSAH